A single genomic interval of Acidobacteriota bacterium harbors:
- a CDS encoding response regulator — protein MDKKKIIIVDDEKDIRELVTEVMIGEGFEVDAAATGHEALDLVKNNIYDVAIIDFNLPDMDGLTLHHEFKVMDKELADNTIFISGLIQSKDNLDYFFTHSAGFLPKPFRIKDLIFSIKKLVE, from the coding sequence ATGGACAAGAAAAAGATCATCATCGTAGATGATGAAAAAGACATCAGAGAGCTCGTGACGGAAGTCATGATAGGTGAAGGTTTCGAGGTCGATGCAGCAGCCACGGGTCATGAGGCCCTCGACCTGGTCAAGAACAACATTTATGACGTGGCCATAATCGACTTCAACCTGCCCGATATGGACGGTCTGACACTGCATCATGAGTTCAAGGTGATGGATAAGGAGCTTGCCGACAATACGATTTTCATCTCAGGGTTGATCCAGAGCAAGGACAATCTCGATTACTTCTTTACGCACAGCGCAGGCTTCCTTCCCAAACCTTTCCGAATAAAAGATCTCATTTTTTCAATTAAGAAATTAGTCGAGTAG
- a CDS encoding ClcB-like voltage-gated chloride channel protein, whose product MKKGRLSSISRLLKLKDAIHPEENTWFFLLVLAIGFCGGLGAILFRSCSSLLMRFYSGSFELSLLDIAMKLSPVMKILVPAMGGLIAGLVIHLWLKGRKGEGISEIMEALSLKGGSIPLKNVFFKSISSVFLISTGGSVGREGPIVQLGAAFASGIGDFLNVPRDKLRILIGCGVAAGMSAAYNAPIGASFFVMEIIIGNFAMEVFGPLVLSSIVATLVSRTFMGAGPLYAIPHLYMLNPWELLVYALLGLACTLVANLFIVSLPFFERILNVISLPLYIRLAAGGVFLGFMAFTTPQVWGNGYEGVTQILNGEILLRSIASLLLMKILATCITVGSGGSGGIFTPTLFLGACLGGIFGNIMNSYIPEISGPAGGYALAGMGGTIAALTHAPITAILILFEMTQEYDMILPLMLTCAIAGLSSRALKKESFYTEKLSQRGIKLELEFEEIALRSIRVEDIMRKDVRLTPQDAPLEDVMRSFLAGRSNYLYVGDSAGNFIGVIDLHDIKESLAEREPKELVIAWDLAKEVPTVTARDSIADIMEKFWFQEMGHLPVIEGNGSRKFLGIITRRDVIGAFDREILKRKMLLSRYLRRERGEDITSYLSLPEELTIREIPLPASFEGRSLRESDFRGRFHLNILAVKRILDRGEEERLQPEPELILKKNDILVVLGRLRDINKFLSN is encoded by the coding sequence ATGAAGAAGGGACGCCTTTCCTCTATCTCTCGCTTACTTAAACTGAAAGATGCCATCCATCCTGAAGAGAATACCTGGTTCTTTCTCCTCGTCCTGGCTATAGGATTCTGCGGCGGTCTCGGTGCCATCCTCTTCAGGTCCTGCTCCTCCCTTCTCATGAGGTTCTACTCTGGTTCTTTCGAGCTCTCTCTTCTCGACATCGCCATGAAGTTATCGCCGGTGATGAAAATTCTCGTTCCCGCCATGGGAGGATTGATTGCCGGTCTCGTCATCCACCTGTGGCTCAAAGGGAGGAAAGGAGAGGGAATTTCGGAGATCATGGAGGCTCTCTCTCTAAAAGGCGGGAGCATCCCACTCAAGAACGTATTTTTCAAATCCATCTCATCAGTCTTTCTGATCTCGACAGGCGGCTCCGTGGGACGAGAGGGTCCCATCGTGCAGCTCGGAGCCGCTTTTGCTTCAGGAATCGGAGATTTCCTGAATGTGCCAAGAGATAAGCTGCGCATCCTGATCGGCTGCGGCGTAGCGGCTGGAATGTCTGCAGCATACAATGCTCCCATAGGAGCCTCCTTCTTCGTCATGGAGATCATCATCGGCAATTTCGCCATGGAGGTATTCGGTCCTCTCGTCCTCTCATCCATTGTAGCCACGCTCGTCTCGCGTACCTTCATGGGAGCAGGACCTCTCTATGCCATTCCTCATCTCTACATGTTGAACCCATGGGAGCTGCTGGTGTATGCCCTGCTGGGACTGGCTTGCACACTTGTTGCCAATCTCTTCATAGTTTCCCTGCCTTTCTTTGAAAGGATCCTTAACGTCATCTCACTGCCTCTCTACATCAGGTTGGCTGCAGGCGGAGTCTTCCTGGGTTTCATGGCCTTCACAACCCCACAGGTCTGGGGGAATGGTTACGAAGGAGTCACACAGATCTTAAATGGGGAGATCCTTCTCCGTTCGATAGCCTCCCTTCTATTAATGAAAATCCTGGCAACATGCATCACCGTGGGATCGGGGGGATCTGGCGGAATCTTCACTCCAACGCTCTTCCTGGGTGCCTGTCTTGGAGGTATCTTCGGAAACATCATGAATAGCTATATCCCTGAGATCAGCGGTCCCGCCGGAGGCTATGCTCTGGCAGGGATGGGCGGAACGATCGCCGCGCTAACCCATGCTCCAATCACGGCCATACTCATCCTATTCGAGATGACCCAGGAGTATGACATGATTCTTCCCCTCATGCTCACCTGTGCAATCGCAGGGCTATCCTCGCGCGCGCTCAAGAAGGAATCCTTTTACACGGAAAAGCTCTCTCAGAGAGGTATCAAGCTGGAACTCGAGTTCGAGGAGATTGCCCTGCGGTCCATCCGCGTCGAGGATATCATGAGAAAGGATGTCAGACTCACTCCGCAGGATGCCCCGCTGGAAGATGTCATGCGTTCGTTTCTGGCGGGCAGGAGCAACTACCTTTACGTGGGGGACTCGGCGGGAAACTTCATCGGAGTGATCGACCTGCACGATATCAAGGAAAGCCTCGCAGAAAGAGAACCAAAGGAGTTGGTCATCGCCTGGGACCTGGCCAAAGAGGTGCCGACGGTAACGGCAAGAGATTCCATCGCCGACATCATGGAGAAGTTCTGGTTTCAGGAGATGGGTCATCTTCCGGTCATCGAAGGGAATGGTTCCAGAAAATTTCTTGGAATCATAACGAGGAGGGATGTTATAGGAGCTTTCGACAGGGAGATCCTGAAGAGGAAGATGCTTCTTTCCAGATATCTGAGGAGAGAGAGGGGAGAAGATATCACGAGCTATCTCTCACTTCCCGAAGAGCTGACGATCCGGGAGATACCTCTTCCCGCTTCTTTCGAGGGGAGATCTCTCAGGGAGAGCGATTTTCGCGGAAGATTCCATCTCAACATACTCGCCGTTAAGAGAATCTTGGATAGAGGAGAGGAGGAAAGACTTCAACCGGAACCGGAATTGATCTTGAAGAAGAACGATATCCTAGTCGTTCTGGGACGCCTCAGAGACATTAACAAGTTCCTGAGCAATTGA